The following coding sequences are from one Chthonomonadales bacterium window:
- a CDS encoding ABC transporter permease has product MRPPDGFVVREYGERGVIWLRETLQAGPRRLGATAVVRHQTWVSAAVAAGNGGLMVASGGTAVRPTLWGRLGGVVAPLAFLLVLVVVLGLAARGEGFLSRANWRTIVQSTAVVAILAIGETVVIIAGHIDLSVGRVLALSGVTAAAGMVFHGTGTAGGLALACASGAACGLANGLLTTFGRMPSFIATLGMMGVANGLALLVAGDANISGVAPGFEALSMGELLGTPAREGLPYPLLLMAFAAVAVHLLLARTAWGRHVYAIGGNMDAARLSGVALRRVTISVFVLSGLLSGFAAVLHVARTGGAQPTAGAGLELQAIAATVIGGTSLSGGSGGVVGTLIGAFLMAIIQNGCDLKGVHPHFQLIIIGSVIWLAALYDGVRRRQGR; this is encoded by the coding sequence ATGCGCCCACCCGACGGGTTCGTCGTCCGCGAGTACGGCGAGCGTGGGGTCATCTGGCTGCGGGAGACCCTCCAGGCGGGCCCGCGTCGTCTCGGAGCGACGGCCGTGGTGCGCCATCAGACGTGGGTGTCGGCGGCAGTAGCGGCCGGAAATGGAGGCCTCATGGTAGCCAGCGGCGGTACGGCGGTACGGCCCACCCTGTGGGGCCGTCTGGGCGGCGTCGTCGCGCCACTGGCGTTTCTGCTGGTCCTCGTGGTCGTGCTCGGGCTCGCCGCTCGCGGCGAGGGGTTCCTCTCCCGGGCCAATTGGCGCACGATCGTGCAGTCAACCGCCGTCGTCGCCATTCTCGCCATTGGCGAGACGGTCGTGATCATCGCCGGTCACATTGACCTGTCCGTCGGTCGTGTCCTGGCTCTGAGCGGCGTTACCGCGGCGGCGGGCATGGTGTTCCACGGAACTGGCACTGCGGGCGGCCTGGCGCTGGCGTGTGCGAGCGGCGCGGCCTGCGGCCTCGCCAACGGGCTTCTGACCACGTTCGGGCGCATGCCGTCCTTCATCGCAACTCTGGGCATGATGGGCGTGGCGAACGGGCTGGCGCTCCTCGTGGCCGGCGACGCCAACATCAGCGGTGTGGCGCCGGGGTTCGAGGCGCTGAGCATGGGCGAGCTTCTGGGTACCCCGGCGCGCGAGGGACTGCCGTACCCGCTGCTGTTGATGGCCTTCGCCGCGGTGGCGGTGCATCTGCTTCTGGCGCGGACCGCGTGGGGCCGCCACGTCTACGCGATCGGCGGCAACATGGACGCGGCTCGCCTGTCCGGGGTGGCGCTCCGACGCGTCACGATCAGCGTGTTCGTGCTGTCCGGCCTGCTTTCCGGCTTCGCGGCGGTGCTCCACGTGGCCCGCACAGGCGGCGCGCAGCCGACGGCCGGGGCGGGGCTGGAGCTTCAGGCCATCGCCGCAACCGTCATCGGCGGCACGAGCCTCTCTGGCGGCTCGGGCGGGGTCGTGGGCACGCTCATCGGCGCGTTTCTGATGGCGATCATCCAGAACGGCTGCGACCTGAAGGGCGTCCACCCGCACTTCCAGTTGATCATCATCGGGTCGGTCATCTGGCTTGCGGCGCTCTATGACGGCGTCCGCCGGCGACAGGGGCGCTGA
- a CDS encoding tetratricopeptide repeat protein, with the protein MGVWRSAAAAAAMVCVIACAWPAVARADTVDELRNRGYEQLKAGKLDAAVEAFAAALKASDRDIASHVGLAQAYRALGKLPEATDAYRHAVELNPGSAEILIGYGGVLMEASRAAEAVPVLRRAVDLVPMQPGPLLALADALARAGRHSEALACYERAVGYSPVDPAVHLAFGRYLADRGRGDQAAAEFRAALRVQPDLRLARLGLIGALTAANRCDEAVTEANGMLKAAPKDPDARAALAAAYETMGRREDAIREYRAILAENPGAAVVWGNMGWSQYRAGHLEDAIVSSRKAIELNPGLAYVRYNLGLFLALQGSWEQARKAYEEAAAVGDADDLRAATEDAREARKGRPDAAALGQALKFLEGVRRK; encoded by the coding sequence ATGGGCGTCTGGCGATCGGCGGCGGCCGCGGCCGCCATGGTGTGCGTGATCGCGTGCGCGTGGCCGGCGGTTGCGCGCGCCGACACCGTGGACGAGCTTCGCAACCGTGGCTATGAGCAGCTCAAGGCCGGCAAGCTGGATGCCGCCGTCGAGGCGTTTGCGGCGGCGCTGAAGGCCAGTGACAGGGATATCGCCTCCCACGTCGGGCTCGCGCAGGCGTACCGGGCGCTTGGGAAGCTCCCCGAGGCCACGGATGCCTACCGACACGCCGTCGAGCTCAACCCCGGCTCGGCGGAGATACTGATCGGCTACGGCGGGGTGCTGATGGAGGCGAGCCGCGCGGCGGAGGCGGTGCCCGTGCTGCGGCGCGCGGTCGACCTTGTTCCGATGCAGCCCGGGCCGCTCCTCGCACTCGCCGACGCGCTCGCGCGCGCGGGGCGCCACTCCGAGGCGCTCGCGTGCTACGAGCGCGCGGTGGGCTACAGCCCGGTGGATCCGGCTGTACACCTCGCGTTCGGGAGGTACCTGGCGGACCGCGGCCGAGGCGATCAGGCAGCCGCAGAGTTCCGCGCCGCGCTGCGCGTGCAGCCCGACCTGCGCCTGGCCCGGCTGGGCCTGATCGGCGCGCTCACCGCGGCCAACCGGTGCGACGAGGCCGTCACCGAGGCGAATGGGATGCTGAAGGCGGCGCCCAAGGATCCCGACGCGCGCGCCGCCCTTGCCGCCGCCTACGAGACGATGGGACGCCGCGAGGACGCCATCCGCGAGTACAGGGCCATCCTGGCGGAGAACCCGGGCGCTGCCGTCGTCTGGGGCAACATGGGATGGTCGCAGTACCGGGCCGGCCATCTGGAAGACGCCATCGTCAGCAGCCGCAAGGCGATTGAGCTTAACCCGGGGCTAGCCTACGTCCGTTACAACCTGGGGCTCTTCCTGGCGCTGCAGGGCTCGTGGGAGCAGGCACGGAAGGCCTACGAGGAGGCTGCCGCCGTGGGCGACGCGGACGATCTGCGCGCGGCAACGGAAGATGCGCGGGAGGCACGTAAGGGCCGCCCGGACGCGGCCGCCCTGGGGCAGGCGCTCAAGTTCCTCGAGGGGGTGAGACGGAAGTGA
- a CDS encoding aminotransferase class III-fold pyridoxal phosphate-dependent enzyme, translating to MSQHPPQDAESRVERVIEKYQAYVNPGLASLMKFGGFGDVEESASGCILRTATGAEYLDCLGGYGVFTLGHSHPTVVAAVRDQLGRMALSSKTFFSEPMADLAERLAAIAPRGLRYTFFCNSGTEAVEGALKMARVASGRARVVCTVGGFHGKSMGALSATGRELFRKPFEPLVPGFAHIPFDDVAAAEAAIDDATAALIVEPVQGEGGIRLPAPDYLRKLRALCSERGAYLILDEVQTGLGRTGAMFAADHVGVSPDIMTLAKALGGGVMPIGAVMGTPEVWERTFAANPLIHTSTFGGSPLACAAGLATLRVIEEDGLVRAAADRGRQLLAGLRAVAERHPDALAEARGVGLLIGVEFRVKDAAELTINGMARRGVIAAYTLNNPHVIRFEPPVIISEAQVGTAIRAFEESVDEAVAVLADL from the coding sequence ATGAGCCAGCACCCCCCGCAGGACGCCGAATCGCGCGTCGAGCGGGTGATCGAGAAGTACCAGGCCTACGTCAACCCCGGCCTGGCGAGCCTGATGAAGTTCGGCGGGTTCGGCGACGTCGAGGAGAGCGCCTCGGGCTGCATCCTCCGCACCGCGACCGGTGCGGAGTACCTGGACTGCCTGGGCGGCTACGGGGTGTTCACGCTCGGCCATTCCCACCCCACCGTGGTGGCGGCGGTGCGAGACCAACTCGGACGTATGGCGCTCTCGAGCAAGACCTTCTTCAGCGAGCCGATGGCCGATCTGGCCGAGCGGTTGGCTGCCATCGCGCCGCGGGGCCTGCGGTACACCTTCTTCTGCAACAGCGGCACGGAGGCCGTCGAGGGCGCGCTGAAGATGGCGCGCGTGGCATCGGGCCGCGCGCGCGTCGTCTGCACGGTGGGAGGCTTCCACGGCAAGAGCATGGGCGCGCTCTCCGCCACCGGCCGGGAGTTGTTCCGCAAGCCATTTGAGCCGCTGGTCCCCGGGTTCGCGCACATTCCGTTCGACGACGTCGCGGCGGCCGAGGCGGCCATCGACGACGCTACTGCGGCCCTCATCGTGGAGCCGGTACAGGGCGAGGGCGGCATTCGGCTCCCGGCGCCCGACTACCTCCGGAAGCTGCGCGCGCTGTGCAGCGAGCGCGGGGCCTACCTAATCCTGGACGAGGTGCAGACCGGCCTCGGGCGGACGGGCGCCATGTTCGCGGCAGACCACGTGGGTGTGTCACCCGACATCATGACGCTCGCCAAGGCGCTGGGGGGCGGTGTGATGCCCATCGGCGCGGTGATGGGAACGCCGGAGGTGTGGGAGCGCACCTTCGCCGCGAACCCGCTCATTCACACGAGCACCTTCGGGGGAAGTCCGCTGGCCTGCGCCGCCGGCCTGGCGACGCTGCGCGTCATTGAGGAGGACGGCCTGGTGCGGGCCGCGGCCGATCGCGGCCGGCAGCTCCTGGCCGGCCTTCGCGCCGTCGCCGAGCGTCACCCGGACGCGCTCGCGGAGGCGCGCGGCGTGGGTCTGCTGATCGGTGTTGAGTTCCGCGTGAAGGATGCGGCGGAGCTCACGATCAACGGCATGGCGCGCCGCGGAGTGATCGCTGCCTATACCCTCAACAACCCGCACGTCATCCGCTTCGAGCCGCCCGTGATCATCAGCGAGGCGCAGGTCGGAACGGCCATTCGAGCCTTCGAGGAGTCGGTGGACGAGGCTGTCGCCGTGCTGGCCGACCTGTAG
- a CDS encoding NTP transferase domain-containing protein: protein MARVRKAVITAAGRGTRMYPATTTIQKEMLPLMDTDGICKPAIQIIIEEALESGIEEVCLVVNRHNRAQIESHFAPLADEEMRVFQGKDWALLQSARIRQIACRLTLVEQPSPEGYGHAVWCAREFVGDEPFLLMLGDHVYTSGTDRRCARQLLDVYEAYQTSVSAVQQTPTELLHLFGTVRGRLVGQSPRVYDVDHIREKPLAEYAEANLRVEGLLWGMYLCFFGMHVLTPSIFEALGYAIDHDLRENNEFQLTSAQERVRERGERYLAVETVGDRYDIGIPFGYAQTQAALAVGSLYREQMLAALVRMLAVPSLHVPEAFRDR, encoded by the coding sequence ATGGCTCGAGTGCGCAAGGCAGTGATCACGGCCGCGGGGCGCGGCACGAGGATGTACCCGGCGACCACGACGATCCAGAAGGAGATGCTTCCCCTGATGGACACGGATGGCATCTGCAAGCCCGCCATCCAGATCATCATCGAGGAGGCGTTGGAGTCCGGTATCGAGGAGGTGTGTCTCGTCGTCAACCGGCACAACCGCGCGCAGATCGAGTCGCATTTCGCGCCACTCGCCGACGAGGAGATGCGCGTGTTCCAGGGCAAGGACTGGGCGTTGCTGCAGTCGGCGCGCATCCGCCAGATCGCGTGCCGGCTGACTCTCGTGGAGCAGCCCTCGCCCGAGGGGTATGGGCACGCCGTGTGGTGCGCCAGGGAGTTCGTGGGCGACGAGCCGTTTCTCTTGATGCTCGGCGACCACGTCTACACGTCGGGAACTGATCGCCGCTGCGCCCGCCAGCTTCTCGACGTCTACGAGGCGTACCAGACAAGCGTATCGGCGGTACAGCAGACGCCAACGGAGCTTCTGCACCTGTTCGGCACCGTGCGCGGCCGCCTGGTGGGGCAGAGCCCGCGCGTCTACGACGTCGACCACATCCGCGAGAAGCCGCTCGCCGAATACGCCGAGGCGAACCTGAGGGTCGAGGGGCTTCTCTGGGGCATGTATCTGTGCTTCTTCGGCATGCACGTCCTCACGCCGAGCATATTCGAGGCCCTGGGGTACGCAATCGACCACGACCTGCGCGAGAACAACGAGTTTCAGCTTACCAGCGCGCAGGAGCGGGTGCGCGAGCGCGGCGAGCGGTACCTGGCCGTTGAGACCGTGGGCGACCGCTACGACATCGGCATCCCGTTCGGGTACGCGCAAACCCAGGCGGCGCTGGCCGTCGGCTCCCTGTACCGCGAGCAGATGCTCGCGGCCCTGGTGCGGATGCTGGCGGTGCCATCGCTGCACGTGCCGGAGGCTTTTCGGGACCGCTGA